ACCGGTGCGGCGCTGGCCTGCGGTGTGATGGGCTTCCCGCTCCTCGTGCGCGCCATCCGGCTGTCGTTCGAGGCGATCGACCGCAAACTCGAAGATGCCGCCTCGACGCTCGGCGCCAGCACGTTCTGGACCTTTGCCACCGTCACGCTGCCGCTCGCCTTGCCCGGCATCATCGCCGGCATGGTGCTGTGCTTCGCCAAGGCGCTCGGCGAGTTCGGCGCCACCATCACCTTCGTCTCCAACATTCCCGGCGAGACCCAGACCATCTCGGCCGCGATCTACACCTTCACGCAAATCCCCGGCGGCGACGCCGCGGCATTCCGGCTGGTGATCATCGCGGTGGTGATCGCGCTGATTGCGCTGATCGCCTCCGAATGGTTCGCGCGGCGCGCCGGCATGCGCTACCACGGAGACTGACCATGCTGTCGGTCGACGTCGACAAGCGGCTGGGCGAGGTGCAGATCGCCGCGAAGTTCACCACCACCGGCGGCGCCACCGCGCTGTTCGGGCCGTCCGGCGCCGGCAAGACTTCGATCATCAACATGATCGCGGGACTGCTGAGACCCGACCGCGGCCGCGTCGCGCTCGACGACACCGTGCTGTTCGATTCAGGCGCACGGATCAACGTGCCGGCCCATCGCCGCCGCATCGGCTATGTGTTCCAGGAGGGCCGGCTGTTCCCGCATATGAGCGTAGCGCAGAATCTCGACTACGGCCGCTGGGCGAGCGGCTTGCCGCGTGACGAGGCCGAGCGCGAGCGGGTGATCGCGCTGGTCAATATCGGCGCATTGTTAAACCGCCGGCCAGGCAAATTGTCCGGCGGCGAGCGTCAACGCGTGGCTCTCGGACGCGCACTGATCATGAAGCCGCGGTTGCTGCTGCTCGACGAGCCGCTCGCCTCGCTCGACCGCGCCCGCAAGCTCGAAATCCTGCCGTATCTGGCGCGGCTGCGCGACGAAGCGCGCGTGCCGATGATCTATGTCAGCCACCAGATGGTGGAGATCCAGAAGCTGTGCTCCCAGGTGATACGGATCGAGGACGGCCATGCCGAGCCCGTCGATCTCGACGTGCTGCTGAAGCCTTCGGAAGAGATCGAGCTGCCGCACTAGCACATGCTAAGCTGCGGCGATGTTTCCGCCCCAACGCATCGTCTGCCTCACCGAGGAAACCGTCGAGACGCTTTACTTGCTCGGCGAGGAGCGTCGCATTGCCGGGGTCTCGGGCTACGCGGTGCGGCCGCCGCAGGTGCGGCGGGAGAAACCCCGTGTCTCGGCCTTCATCTCGGCCGACGTGCCGAAGATCATGGCGCTCGATCCAGACCTGGTGCTGACCTTCTCGGACCTGCAGGCCGACATCGCGGCGGAACTCATTCGCGACGGTGTCGCGGTGCATGCCTTCAACCAGCGCGACGTCGCGGGCATTCTCGCGATGATCCGCACGCTCGGTGCGCTGGTCGGCGCGAGCGACAAGGCCGAGGCGCTGGCGCAATCGCTGGAGCAGCGCGTCGCTGCGGCACGCGAACGCGCCGCGCGGCTGCCGCAAAAACCGCGGGTCTATTTCGAGGAATGGGACGAGCCGATGATCTCCGGCATCGGCTGGGTGTCGGAGCTGGTCGCGACGGCGGGCGGTATCGATGTGTTCCCGGGCCTGGCTTCGAAAAAGAGCGCCAAGGAGCGGATCGTCACCGCCGAGCAGGTGATCGCGGCCAAGCCCGATATCGTGATCGGCTCCTGGTGCGGCAAGAAGTTCAATTCCGCCAGATTTGCAGCCCGGCCGGGTTTTGACGCCCTGCCTGCGGTCCGCGACGGCTTCCTCCGCGAGGTCAAATCGACGCTCATCCTCCAGCCTGGACCCGCGGCGCTGACCGACGGCTTCGATGCGCTGGAAAAGGTCGTTGGCGAGTGGGCCGCGCGGCAACGGGCTCAAGTCGCCTAAATCGGGCCACCGTGCTAAACTATCGCTTCGATGGAACTTGGCCCATGCAACCGGGCCATGGAATTTGGCCCGATGACCGACCGAACCGATCCCAGCACCCGTTCGCTTCGCGCCGATCTGCTGCTGGCGTTCGCCCTGATCGCGCTCTGTGTCGCGGCGCGACTCCTGCCGCACGTGCAGAACTTCTCGCCGGTCGCGGCGGCCGCCCTGTTCGCTGGCGCCGTGATGGGCCGGCGCTCGCTCGCCGTGATAGTGCCGCTCGCCGCCATGCTGATCGGCGATCTGGCGCTCGGCTTCTACCATTGGCAGGTGATGGCCACGGTCTATGCGGCGCTCGCCGTGCCGGCACTGATCGGCATGATCGGCCGGCGCTACGGCCTGTGGCTGACCGCGATCGGCGGCGCGCTCGGCTCGGCGCTCATTTTCTTCGTCATCACCAACTTCGCGGTCTGGGCCTTCAGCGGCATGTACAGCCTCGACAGCGCAGGCCTCGTGCAGTGCTATATCGCGGGCCTGCCGTACCTGAAGTACACGGCCGCGGGCGATCTCTTCTGGAGCGTGGCGCTGTTCGCCTCGCTCACCGTCCTCGGCGCCGCAGCCAGGCCCATGCGCGGCGCGCACCACGCCGTCCTCTGACAAAAACCTTCTCGAGGAAGCTCCGCGGCGGCCGTTCCGGCTCGGCAAGCTGAAGACCGACCGTCATGACGCGCTCGTTGGTCACCGTGTGCGCCACGAGCTTCACCGGGCCGAGCGGGATGACGTCATTCGGCCGCGGCGCGTGCTTGATGAAATACAGCGCAAAATAGTCGGCAAGCGGCGTCTGCGCGTCCTCCGGCGGAATCGGCAGACCATAGATTTCCCCGAGCGCGCCAAGCGTGATTTCGCCCGGCACGAAGAAGTCCTCGACCAGATTGGCGTCGGCCGCGGCCTGCGGCGGCCGCTCGGCGAAGAAACGATCCAGCGCCTGGACACGGTCGGGCGGCGCAAGGAAATAGACGTGATCGCCCGCGCGGATTTCCGCGGCCTCCTCCGGCGTGTGGACGCGATCGTCGCGCACCACGAGCGTCAGCTTGGCCCATGACGGTTTGACGCCGCGCCGCAGATACGGGCTGTCGGCCACCACCGCATAGCCGACCAGTTCCTGTTTCAGCGTGCCAGGCAGGTCGAGCTCGGTCCGGCGGGCGTCGACGTCGGTGCGCGGCATGCCGATGCGGAGAAACCGCGCCGCATCGGCGATGGTCCAGCCCTGGATGGCGAGCGAGAGCATCACCACCACGAAGGCCACATCGAAATAGAAATGCGCGCCGGGAAGCCCGACCAGCATCGGCACGGCCGCGAGGAAAACCGAAACCGCACCGCGCAGCCCGACCCAGGAGATGAACAGCTTCTCGCGCATGCTGAAACGGAACGGCGCGAGGCAGAGCATCACGGCGGCGGGCCGCGCGATGAGCATCAGCATCAGCGCCACCATCAACGCCGGAAGGAGCCGCTGCGGCAGCCGCTCGGGCCAGGCCAGGAGACCGAGCAGCACGAACATGGCGATCTGGGCGAGCCAGGTCGCGGCATCGAGGAAGGTCACGATGGTGCTGTGGGCGCGCGTCTCGCGATTGCCGACGACGAGGCCCGCGATATAGACCGCAAGAAAGCCCGAGCCGTGCATCGCCTCAGCCAGGCCGAAGGTTACGAGCGCGCCGGCCGCCACGAACGGCGCGTGCATGCCCTGAGGCAATTCCAGTTTATTGAGCACCAGCACCATGGCGTGCCCGCCGAGCCAGCCGATCAGGCCGCCGAGCACGGCTTTCTCGATCAGGAGCGAGGCGATCTCGTTCCAGGGCTTGTGGCCGGAGAACAGGATCTCGACCAGCACGATGGTGAGGAAGATCGCGAACGGGTCGTTGATGCCGGATTCGACCTCCAGCGTGGCGCTGACGCGAGGCCGGAGCCTCAGCCCCTTGGCGTGGAGCAGGAAGAACACGGCCGCGGCATCGGTCGAGGCCATCACGGCGCCGACCAGGAGCGATTCGGTCCAGGTGGTGCCGAGCATCCAGAGCGCCATCGGCGCGGTCAGCGTCGCGGAGATCAGCACGCCCACGGTGGCGAGCAGGCCCGCGGGTCCCAGCACGTTGCGGAAGGTCGCGAATTTGGTGCGCAAACCGCCGTCGAACAGGATCAGGCCCAGCGCCACGCAGCCGACCGTGTAGGCGGTTCGCACGTCATCGAACTTGACGCCGCCGATGCCGGATTCGCCGGCGAGCAGGCCGACCACCAGGAAGACCAGCAGCAAAGGGGCGCCGAATCGCAGCGCCACCAGGCTCGACATGATGCCGGCCAGCACCAGGACCGCGCCGAACAGAATTGTGATGCTGACTGAATCGATCGAGGCCATCGCCGCGCCCTACACACGTCTATTGAAAGGACGCAGCCGCGGAACGCAATGAAAAATCCGTGACGCGCCTTCGAAACCCGCGCGGCGCGGCGTCACGTCATCGATGGAATGCCGGCGATCATCGCCTTGGCGGTCTCGTGCTCGCTCATCACCACGGCGGTCGCGCCGTGCTTCTTCAGGTGCTCGATCTCGGCTTTGGAATGCGCTCGCGCCACGATGACGAGACCGGGGTTGAGCTTGCGACCCTGGTCGACCACCTGCCCGCCCTCGAAGGCGTCCGGGATCGCGACCAGGAGGCAGCGCGCCGCCGACAGATTGGCCGCGGCCACGATCTCGGGATCGGCCGCGTTGCCTTCGATGGCCTCGAGGCCCTGCTGGCGCGCCTGTTCGATGTGGCTCGGATCGCTGTCGATCACAAGCATCGGCACGCCGGACGGCTGCATCGTTTCGCTGATGAAACCGCCGACCCGGCCATGGCCGACCAATACGATATGGCCGGTCAGCGCCGTCACCGGTACGGGCTCTCGCGGCCCGTCGGCTCCGGCCGCGGGCGCCAATGCGGGCTTTGCCGCGTCGGATTTCGCGGCGCTGGGCTTCGCCAAGAAACGATCCAGCAGAACGAACAGGAACGGATTGATGAGAATCGACAGGATCGCGCCGGCCAGTATCAGGTCGCGGCCGCGGTCCGGCATCAGGGCGAGCGAGACGCCGAGGCCGGCCAGGATGAACGAGAACTCGCCGATCTGCGCGAGACTCGCCGAGATCGTCAGCGCCGTTGCGTGTGAGTGGCCGAAAACACGGACGATGACATAAGCCGCCGCCGATTTGCCGATGATGATGATGGCGAGCACGGCGAGCACATATGCCCAATCCTTCACCACGATGCTCGGATCGAACAGCATCCCGACCGAGATGAAGAACAGAACCGCGAAGGCGTCGCGCAGCGGCAGCGATTCGCTCGCCGCCCGATGGCTCAGCTCGGACTCGCTCAGGATCATGCCGGCGAAGAAGGCGCCGAGTGCAAACGACACATCGAACAGCGTGGCCGCGCCGTAGGCCACGCCCAGCGCAATGGCGAGCACCGCGAGACGGAACAATTCGCGCGAGCCGGTGTGCGCGACGTAATGCAGGAGCCACGGGATGGCTCGACGGCCGATCACCAGCATGATCACGACAAAGGCAATCACCTTGCCCAGCGTCAGCAACAGCGGCAGGCCCAGGGTGACGAAGTCGGCGCCGGCCTGGCCCTTGAGGATGCCGGCCAGCGGCGGCAGCAGCACCAAGGTGAGCACCATCGCGATGTCTTCGACGATCAGCCAGCCGACCGCGATGCGGCCGCGCTCCGTCTCGATCAGGCGGCGCTCCTGCAGGGCACGCAGCAGCACCACGGTGCTGGCGACCGACAGCGCCAGCCCGAACACCAGACCCGCACCGAAGCTCCAGCCGAGCGTATAGGCGAGCGCGATTCCGAGCAGCGTCGCGATCGCGATCTGGCCGACCGCGCCGGGAATGGCCAGTGCCCGGACCGAGAGCAGGTCGTTGAGCGAGAAATGCAGGCCAACGCCAAACATCAGCAGAATCACGCCGATTTCGGCGAGCTGGTCGGCCAAGGCCTGGTCGCCGGTGAATCCCGGCGTGAAGGGGCCCATCAGCACGCCGGCGAGCAGATAGCCGACCAGCGGCGAGGCCTTGAGCCGGTGTGCGACGGCGCCCAGCGCGAAGGCCAGGACCAGTCCAACGACGATTGTCGCGATCAACGGGGTGTGATGCGGCATCGGTTACGATGAACCGCACATTCGCGTCGCATGCAAGCGCGGATTGCGCGTCAAAGACGCGCGCGAACGCGCCTGTGGCGCACCCCGGAATGACCGCGTGGTGAGATGTCGCCCGCCGCTAGAAATTCACCTTGTCGCCGCCTTTGAGCGACAGAATTTCCCGCGCGTCTTCAGGGGTCGCGATCTCGAGCCCCAGGCCTTCGAGGATCTGGCGGACCTTCTTGACCTGCTGGGCATTGCTTTCGGCGAGCTTGCCCGGGCCGAGCCAGAGCGAGTCCTCCATGCCGACCCGCACATTGCCGCCCATCGCCGCCGCCTGGGCCGCGATCCGCATCTGGGACGCTCCGGCACCCAATACCGACCAGTGATAGTTGTCGCCGAGGAGCCGGTCGGCCGTGCGCTTCATCATGATGACGTCCTCGGGATGCGTGCCGATGCCGCCCAGGATGCCGAACACCGACTGCACGAACAGCGGCGGCTTCACCACGCCGCGGTCCAGGAAGTGCTTCAACGTATAGAGATGGCCGATGTCGTAGCACTCGATCTCAAACCGGGTGTCGTTGCCGGCGCAGGTGGTGAGGATGTACTCGATGTCGGCGAGCGTGTTCTTGAACATGCCCTTGCGGGTGCCTTCGAGATACGGCTCCTCCCAGTCGTGTTTGAATTTGCCCTTGTAGCGCGGGATCATCGGGTAAAGCCCGAAGTTCATCGTGCCCATGTTGAGCGAGGCAATCTCCGGCTTGAAGGTCGCGGCCGGCTTGACCCGCTCCTCGGCCGACATGGTCGGCGCGCCGCCGGTGGTGATGTTCACCACCACGGGGGAACGCTGCTTGATCACCTTCAAAAACGGCGCAAAGGCCTCGGGCGTTTGATCGGGGCGGCCGTCCTGCGGATTGCGCGCGTGCAGGTGCACCACCGCGGCGCCGGCTTCGGCGGCGCCAATCGCGGCGTCGGCGATCTGCTGGGCGGTGATCGGCAGATGCGGCGACATCGACGGCGTGTGGATCGAGCCGGTGACGGCGCAGGTGATGATGACCTTGTTCTTGGCCACGGTTCTCTCCCTTGAGGTTTGCGGCGAAGCTTAAGCAAACCCGGACCGGTTGCGAAAGAGGCCCGCATCGCGGTGCAAGCCATGCAGCGGTATCGCTGGCAACGTCCCACCACAAAGCGTAAGTGTCCCGGCGATGACAACGGCGCCCGCATCCCGGTACACCGCCATCGGCGTCCTGTGCGGCGTTGGCGCTGCGGTGCTGTGGGCCGCGGGTTTCGTCGCCGCGCGGCACGGCATCGACCAGGGCCTGACGGCCGCCGACATCACCTTCCACCGCTGCTTCTGGGCAGGGCTCATTTTCCTGCCGATGGCCTGGCGCGACGGTCTCGCCGATCTCAACGGCATCGGCTGGGGCCGCGGCCTCATCCTGACGTTCCTCGGTGGGCCGGGCATCGCCTTTGCGAGCTATTCGGGTTTTCACCTTGTGCCGCTCGGCCATGGCGGCGTGATCCAGCCCTCCTGCGCGGCGCTGTTCGGGCTGCTGCTCGCGACCGTGGTGCTGATGGAACGGCTGCCGGTGCGGCGCGCCATCGGCGCCGGAGTGATCGTCACAGGCCTCGCGGTGATCGGCGCGGAAGCCATCGCCACCATCGGCGCCCATGGCCTCCTCGGCGACGGGCTGTTCGCGCTGGCCGGTCTGATGTTCGCG
The Rhodoplanes sp. Z2-YC6860 genome window above contains:
- a CDS encoding DMT family transporter, which codes for MTTAPASRYTAIGVLCGVGAAVLWAAGFVAARHGIDQGLTAADITFHRCFWAGLIFLPMAWRDGLADLNGIGWGRGLILTFLGGPGIAFASYSGFHLVPLGHGGVIQPSCAALFGLLLATVVLMERLPVRRAIGAGVIVTGLAVIGAEAIATIGAHGLLGDGLFALAGLMFASFGTLLRKWRVPPMRATVAVSVVSLVILPIYWIAVGFDRIIAMGFWENLLQAVFQGLMAGPGAIYLFTRSIVMLGAGRAAVFPTLVPPCVLLIGWLALGIVPTGLQLVGLLIVLLGFRFTQGK
- the modB gene encoding molybdate ABC transporter permease subunit, which encodes MPSLTPEEWIAVELSLRIALVATLIALPFGLAIAWLLARKEFWGKALLDGIVHLPLVLPPVVTGYLLLITFGRRGLVGGLLADIGIVFSFRWTGAALACGVMGFPLLVRAIRLSFEAIDRKLEDAASTLGASTFWTFATVTLPLALPGIIAGMVLCFAKALGEFGATITFVSNIPGETQTISAAIYTFTQIPGGDAAAFRLVIIAVVIALIALIASEWFARRAGMRYHGD
- a CDS encoding 3-keto-5-aminohexanoate cleavage protein, with product MAKNKVIITCAVTGSIHTPSMSPHLPITAQQIADAAIGAAEAGAAVVHLHARNPQDGRPDQTPEAFAPFLKVIKQRSPVVVNITTGGAPTMSAEERVKPAATFKPEIASLNMGTMNFGLYPMIPRYKGKFKHDWEEPYLEGTRKGMFKNTLADIEYILTTCAGNDTRFEIECYDIGHLYTLKHFLDRGVVKPPLFVQSVFGILGGIGTHPEDVIMMKRTADRLLGDNYHWSVLGAGASQMRIAAQAAAMGGNVRVGMEDSLWLGPGKLAESNAQQVKKVRQILEGLGLEIATPEDAREILSLKGGDKVNF
- a CDS encoding DUF6580 family putative transport protein is translated as MTDRTDPSTRSLRADLLLAFALIALCVAARLLPHVQNFSPVAAAALFAGAVMGRRSLAVIVPLAAMLIGDLALGFYHWQVMATVYAALAVPALIGMIGRRYGLWLTAIGGALGSALIFFVITNFAVWAFSGMYSLDSAGLVQCYIAGLPYLKYTAAGDLFWSVALFASLTVLGAAARPMRGAHHAVL
- the modC gene encoding molybdenum ABC transporter ATP-binding protein, which encodes MLSVDVDKRLGEVQIAAKFTTTGGATALFGPSGAGKTSIINMIAGLLRPDRGRVALDDTVLFDSGARINVPAHRRRIGYVFQEGRLFPHMSVAQNLDYGRWASGLPRDEAERERVIALVNIGALLNRRPGKLSGGERQRVALGRALIMKPRLLLLDEPLASLDRARKLEILPYLARLRDEARVPMIYVSHQMVEIQKLCSQVIRIEDGHAEPVDLDVLLKPSEEIELPH
- the ybaL gene encoding YbaL family putative K(+) efflux transporter, which produces MPHHTPLIATIVVGLVLAFALGAVAHRLKASPLVGYLLAGVLMGPFTPGFTGDQALADQLAEIGVILLMFGVGLHFSLNDLLSVRALAIPGAVGQIAIATLLGIALAYTLGWSFGAGLVFGLALSVASTVVLLRALQERRLIETERGRIAVGWLIVEDIAMVLTLVLLPPLAGILKGQAGADFVTLGLPLLLTLGKVIAFVVIMLVIGRRAIPWLLHYVAHTGSRELFRLAVLAIALGVAYGAATLFDVSFALGAFFAGMILSESELSHRAASESLPLRDAFAVLFFISVGMLFDPSIVVKDWAYVLAVLAIIIIGKSAAAYVIVRVFGHSHATALTISASLAQIGEFSFILAGLGVSLALMPDRGRDLILAGAILSILINPFLFVLLDRFLAKPSAAKSDAAKPALAPAAGADGPREPVPVTALTGHIVLVGHGRVGGFISETMQPSGVPMLVIDSDPSHIEQARQQGLEAIEGNAADPEIVAAANLSAARCLLVAIPDAFEGGQVVDQGRKLNPGLVIVARAHSKAEIEHLKKHGATAVVMSEHETAKAMIAGIPSMT
- a CDS encoding cobalamin-binding protein — encoded protein: MFPPQRIVCLTEETVETLYLLGEERRIAGVSGYAVRPPQVRREKPRVSAFISADVPKIMALDPDLVLTFSDLQADIAAELIRDGVAVHAFNQRDVAGILAMIRTLGALVGASDKAEALAQSLEQRVAAARERAARLPQKPRVYFEEWDEPMISGIGWVSELVATAGGIDVFPGLASKKSAKERIVTAEQVIAAKPDIVIGSWCGKKFNSARFAARPGFDALPAVRDGFLREVKSTLILQPGPAALTDGFDALEKVVGEWAARQRAQVA
- a CDS encoding potassium/proton antiporter, whose amino-acid sequence is MASIDSVSITILFGAVLVLAGIMSSLVALRFGAPLLLVFLVVGLLAGESGIGGVKFDDVRTAYTVGCVALGLILFDGGLRTKFATFRNVLGPAGLLATVGVLISATLTAPMALWMLGTTWTESLLVGAVMASTDAAAVFFLLHAKGLRLRPRVSATLEVESGINDPFAIFLTIVLVEILFSGHKPWNEIASLLIEKAVLGGLIGWLGGHAMVLVLNKLELPQGMHAPFVAAGALVTFGLAEAMHGSGFLAVYIAGLVVGNRETRAHSTIVTFLDAATWLAQIAMFVLLGLLAWPERLPQRLLPALMVALMLMLIARPAAVMLCLAPFRFSMREKLFISWVGLRGAVSVFLAAVPMLVGLPGAHFYFDVAFVVVMLSLAIQGWTIADAARFLRIGMPRTDVDARRTELDLPGTLKQELVGYAVVADSPYLRRGVKPSWAKLTLVVRDDRVHTPEEAAEIRAGDHVYFLAPPDRVQALDRFFAERPPQAAADANLVEDFFVPGEITLGALGEIYGLPIPPEDAQTPLADYFALYFIKHAPRPNDVIPLGPVKLVAHTVTNERVMTVGLQLAEPERPPRSFLEKVFVRGRRGARRAWAWLRRRGR